A section of the Vibrio vulnificus CMCP6 genome encodes:
- a CDS encoding amino acid permease, with product MSDTKRNTIGKFGLLSLTFAAVFSFNNVINNNIEIGLASAPMFFLATIFYFIPFCLIIAEFVSLNKNSEAGVYAWVKSSLGGRWAFISAYTYWFVNLFFFTSLLPRVIAYASYAFLGYEYILTPFATTALSMLLFAFATYVSTNGAKMLGPITSVTSSLMLLLTLSYILLSGAALLGGVQPADPITVEAMVPEFSWAFLGITTWIFMAAGGAESVAVYVNDVKGGSKSFVKVIIVAGIFIGVLYSVASVLINVFVSSSELKFTGGSVQVFEGLASYFGLPEIMMNRFVGLVSFTAMFGSLLMWTATPVKIFFSEIPEGIFGKKTVELNENGVPARAAWIQYAIVLPLMVIPTLGSDTAQDLMNTVINMTAAASMLPPLFIMLAYLNLRLKLDHLERDFKMGSRMTGIVAVSILIGIFTVGFLASTFPTGADIMTIIFYNVGGIVIFLGFAWWKYSQYEKSLNSEERAKEASPSAVLP from the coding sequence ATGTCTGATACTAAACGGAACACCATAGGTAAATTCGGCCTCTTGTCCCTGACATTTGCCGCTGTGTTTAGCTTCAATAACGTCATTAACAACAACATCGAGATCGGGCTGGCGTCAGCACCGATGTTCTTCTTAGCGACCATTTTTTACTTCATCCCTTTCTGTTTGATCATCGCGGAATTCGTTTCGCTCAATAAAAACTCCGAAGCGGGAGTTTACGCTTGGGTGAAAAGTTCACTGGGCGGCCGTTGGGCTTTCATCTCCGCTTACACCTACTGGTTTGTTAACCTGTTTTTCTTTACCTCGTTGCTGCCGCGCGTCATCGCCTATGCGTCTTACGCGTTTTTAGGCTACGAGTACATTCTTACCCCGTTTGCCACCACCGCATTGAGCATGCTGTTGTTCGCTTTTGCCACTTACGTCTCCACCAATGGTGCGAAAATGTTGGGTCCCATCACTTCAGTAACCTCTTCACTGATGCTGCTCCTAACGCTCTCTTACATCTTGCTCTCCGGCGCTGCTCTGCTAGGTGGCGTGCAACCGGCAGACCCAATCACAGTGGAAGCGATGGTGCCAGAATTTAGCTGGGCCTTCCTCGGCATTACCACGTGGATCTTCATGGCTGCCGGCGGCGCGGAATCGGTCGCGGTCTACGTCAACGATGTGAAAGGCGGCTCAAAATCGTTCGTCAAAGTGATCATCGTGGCTGGCATCTTCATCGGTGTGCTTTACTCGGTTGCTTCCGTGTTGATTAACGTGTTTGTTTCCAGCAGCGAGCTGAAATTCACTGGCGGCTCCGTGCAAGTGTTTGAAGGGTTAGCGAGCTACTTTGGCTTACCTGAAATTATGATGAATCGCTTTGTTGGTTTGGTTTCGTTCACCGCGATGTTTGGCTCGCTACTGATGTGGACCGCAACCCCAGTGAAGATCTTCTTCTCTGAGATTCCAGAAGGCATCTTTGGTAAGAAAACGGTGGAACTGAATGAAAACGGCGTGCCAGCGCGTGCCGCTTGGATTCAATACGCCATCGTTCTACCGCTCATGGTGATCCCAACATTGGGCTCAGACACCGCGCAAGATCTGATGAACACCGTGATCAACATGACCGCCGCTGCGTCGATGCTGCCACCGCTGTTCATCATGCTGGCGTATCTGAATCTGCGTCTCAAGCTCGACCATCTCGAGCGCGATTTCAAAATGGGTTCTCGCATGACGGGGATCGTTGCAGTCTCGATTCTGATTGGCATCTTCACGGTTGGATTCTTGGCATCCACCTTCCCAACCGGGGCCGACATCATGACCATCATTTTCTACAACGTTGGCGGCATTGTGATTTTCCTTGGCTTTGCTTGGTGGAAATACAGCCAGTACGAAAAGTCACTCAACAGTGAAGAACGCGCGAAAGAGGCCAGCCCAAGCGCCGTCCTTCCATAA
- a CDS encoding beta-galactosidase subunit beta produces the protein MIVLDSLEQFKQVYRNGRKWNRCVEAINNLNHIKPGVMHSIGDSLVYMLVEGSSQSCETFTGNRRYFDVHYYLEGGETVEFAAKSELDTVTPYRDETDREQLQGQGETRQLQQGQVAIFENDKAYRFCGNQAVKKVVLKVTIEDGYFLNK, from the coding sequence ATGATCGTGTTAGACAGCTTAGAGCAATTCAAACAGGTATATCGCAACGGTCGTAAATGGAACCGCTGTGTGGAGGCGATTAATAACCTCAACCATATCAAACCGGGGGTGATGCATTCGATTGGTGATTCCTTGGTTTATATGCTGGTGGAAGGCAGCTCTCAAAGCTGTGAAACCTTTACCGGAAACCGTCGTTACTTTGATGTGCATTACTACCTCGAAGGCGGCGAAACCGTAGAGTTTGCCGCCAAATCCGAACTCGATACCGTTACCCCTTATCGTGATGAAACCGATCGCGAACAACTGCAAGGCCAAGGAGAAACGCGCCAGCTACAACAAGGTCAAGTGGCCATTTTTGAAAACGACAAAGCCTACCGTTTTTGCGGCAACCAAGCGGTGAAAAAAGTGGTGCTGAAAGTGACGATCGAGGATGGCTATTTCCTCAATAAATAA
- the ebgA gene encoding beta-galactosidase subunit alpha: protein MNNWENFLHLHENRMAPRAYFFSYDTVQQAQTFQRELSSRFMLLSGQWQFHYFSNPMLVPDEFYSQTMSDWGHITVPNMWQMEGHGDLQYTDEGFPFPIDVPFVPTDNPTGAYQRTFTLGPQWDDKQTIIKFDGVETYFEVYVNGHYVGFSKGSRLTAEFDISSYAQLGENLLSVRVMQWADSTYIEDQDMWWTAGIFRDVYLIGKEPVHVQDLTVRTDFADDYQSATLSAQVELENLSTAIASGYTLEYALHDKGTVVASGQCDSLTIQNRHSASFAIDMVNPTHWTAENPYLYHLFITLKDHQGKVVEVIPQRVGFRDIKVRDGLFYINNQYVMLHGVNRHDNDHLKGRAVGMDRVEKDLMLMKQHNINSVRTAHYPNDPRFYELCDIYGLFVMAETDVETHGFANVGDLNRITNDPAWEAVFVDRAVRHVHAQKNHPSIIMWSLGNESGYGCNIRAMYAATKALDDTRLVHYEEDRDAEVVDVISTMYSRAQLMNYFGEHPHEKPRIICEYAHAMGNGPGGLTEYQNVFYAHAHIQGHYVWEWCDHGILARDEHGQEFYKYGGDYGDYPNNYNFCMDGLIYPDQTPGPGLKEYKQVIAPVKIRAVEGCYDRFIVENKLWFTNLDDYTITAEVRAEGDTLRSVPFKVEALAANSAREVSIDLPELDEREAFINFTVRKDSRTLYSEANHDIAVYQFQLKENTATLPALVNHNVQPLVLEESRLEHVITGHNFTLTFSKVNGKLTSWRVNGEELIQSEPRLNFFKPMIDNHKQEYEGLWHPAHLQIMQEHFRTLSVDASEDAILITTTSIVAPPVFDFGMRCTYRYQINAQGHLNVELSGERYGDYPHVIPVIGLDLGINGSFDQVSYYGRGPEENYQDSRQANLIDVYHSTVEDMFENYPFPQNNGNRQQVRWASLTNRHGSGLLVKPQQELNFSAWFYTNQNLHQAQHTIELEKSGYITLNLDHQVMGLGSNSWGSEVLDSYRVYMDAFRYGLTLMPLQAGDCSAQVMANHDFDNAFFTSTDTKIVNEA from the coding sequence GTGAACAACTGGGAAAACTTCCTCCATTTACATGAGAACAGAATGGCGCCGCGTGCGTACTTCTTCTCCTATGATACCGTTCAACAAGCTCAAACCTTTCAGCGTGAGTTGAGCAGCCGCTTTATGCTGTTAAGTGGTCAGTGGCAATTTCATTACTTCAGCAACCCAATGCTGGTGCCTGATGAGTTTTACTCACAAACCATGAGCGATTGGGGGCACATTACCGTACCCAACATGTGGCAAATGGAAGGCCACGGCGATCTTCAATACACCGACGAAGGTTTCCCATTCCCAATTGATGTGCCTTTTGTACCCACCGACAACCCAACGGGTGCTTATCAGCGCACTTTCACTTTGGGTCCTCAATGGGACGACAAACAAACCATCATCAAGTTCGATGGCGTGGAAACCTACTTCGAGGTGTACGTCAACGGCCACTATGTCGGTTTTAGTAAAGGCAGCCGTCTTACTGCAGAGTTCGACATTTCTTCCTACGCACAACTAGGTGAAAACTTACTCTCTGTGCGCGTGATGCAATGGGCCGATTCGACTTACATTGAAGACCAAGACATGTGGTGGACGGCGGGGATCTTCCGTGATGTTTACCTTATAGGCAAAGAGCCGGTTCACGTCCAAGATCTGACTGTTCGTACTGATTTCGCCGACGATTACCAAAGTGCGACGCTCAGCGCTCAGGTCGAATTGGAAAATCTTTCTACCGCTATCGCGTCTGGCTACACGCTGGAATACGCGCTGCATGACAAAGGCACTGTCGTAGCCAGCGGTCAATGCGATTCACTGACGATACAAAACCGCCATTCAGCCAGCTTCGCCATTGATATGGTGAACCCAACGCATTGGACGGCTGAAAACCCTTACCTTTACCACTTGTTCATCACCTTAAAAGATCACCAAGGCAAGGTCGTGGAAGTGATCCCACAACGCGTGGGTTTCCGTGACATCAAAGTGCGTGACGGCCTGTTCTACATCAACAATCAATACGTGATGCTGCACGGTGTCAACCGTCATGACAACGACCACCTAAAAGGTCGTGCAGTAGGCATGGACCGCGTGGAAAAAGATCTGATGTTGATGAAGCAACACAACATCAACTCAGTTCGCACCGCGCACTACCCGAACGACCCACGCTTCTACGAGCTGTGTGATATTTACGGCCTGTTTGTGATGGCAGAAACCGATGTGGAAACCCACGGCTTTGCCAACGTTGGCGACCTCAATCGCATCACCAACGATCCAGCATGGGAAGCGGTGTTTGTCGATCGCGCAGTGCGCCATGTGCATGCACAGAAAAACCACCCATCGATCATCATGTGGTCACTCGGTAACGAATCGGGTTATGGCTGTAATATCCGCGCCATGTACGCCGCAACCAAAGCCCTTGATGACACCCGTTTGGTGCACTACGAAGAAGACCGCGATGCCGAAGTGGTGGATGTGATTTCCACTATGTACTCGCGCGCGCAACTGATGAACTACTTTGGTGAGCATCCACACGAGAAGCCACGCATCATCTGCGAATACGCCCACGCGATGGGTAACGGGCCAGGTGGTCTCACCGAATACCAAAATGTGTTTTACGCGCATGCCCACATTCAAGGCCACTACGTGTGGGAATGGTGTGATCACGGCATTCTAGCGCGTGATGAACACGGTCAAGAGTTCTACAAATACGGCGGTGATTACGGCGATTACCCAAACAACTACAACTTCTGTATGGATGGTCTGATTTACCCAGATCAAACCCCGGGCCCTGGCCTGAAAGAATATAAGCAAGTGATTGCGCCGGTGAAAATCCGCGCCGTTGAGGGGTGCTATGACCGCTTCATCGTTGAAAACAAACTGTGGTTCACCAACCTCGATGACTACACCATCACTGCTGAAGTTCGCGCCGAAGGCGACACCTTGCGTAGCGTGCCGTTTAAAGTCGAAGCACTGGCCGCAAACAGCGCTCGTGAAGTGAGCATTGACTTGCCAGAATTGGATGAGCGCGAAGCCTTCATTAACTTCACCGTACGTAAAGACAGCCGCACCTTGTATAGCGAGGCCAACCACGACATTGCTGTGTACCAGTTCCAACTGAAAGAAAACACCGCCACGTTGCCTGCGTTAGTCAACCACAATGTTCAACCATTGGTGCTTGAAGAAAGCCGCCTAGAGCACGTGATCACAGGTCATAACTTCACGCTCACTTTCTCGAAAGTAAACGGCAAACTGACCTCATGGCGTGTGAATGGTGAAGAGTTGATTCAATCAGAGCCAAGATTGAACTTCTTCAAACCAATGATTGATAACCACAAACAAGAGTACGAAGGGTTGTGGCACCCTGCGCATCTGCAAATCATGCAAGAGCACTTCCGTACGCTGAGCGTGGACGCGAGCGAAGATGCCATCCTGATCACCACCACCAGCATTGTGGCACCACCCGTGTTTGATTTTGGCATGCGTTGTACCTATCGCTACCAAATCAACGCGCAAGGCCATTTGAACGTAGAACTGAGTGGCGAGCGCTACGGCGACTACCCTCACGTGATTCCGGTGATTGGTTTGGATTTAGGCATTAACGGTAGCTTTGATCAAGTGAGTTACTACGGTCGCGGCCCAGAAGAGAACTATCAAGACAGCCGCCAAGCCAACCTCATTGATGTTTACCACAGCACCGTCGAGGACATGTTCGAGAACTACCCGTTCCCACAAAACAACGGCAACCGCCAACAGGTGCGCTGGGCCTCACTCACCAACCGTCATGGCAGTGGTTTGTTGGTCAAGCCTCAGCAAGAGCTTAACTTCAGTGCGTGGTTCTACACCAACCAAAACCTGCATCAAGCACAACATACGATTGAGCTAGAAAAGAGTGGCTACATCACGCTTAACCTTGACCATCAAGTAATGGGCTTGGGTTCAAACTCTTGGGGCAGTGAAGTGCTCGACTCTTACCGCGTGTATATGGATGCATTCCGCTACGGCCTCACTCTGATGCCATTGCAAGCAGGCGATTGCAGCGCGCAAGTCATGGCAAACCATGATTTCGACAACGCATTTTTCACTTCAACCGATACCAAAATCGTTAACGAGGCGTAA
- a CDS encoding SGNH/GDSL hydrolase family protein yields MNHEQLLKELEENACLDLHKLYYSNPDKRFYALLAELYQLRKQHGLTTRLSPYVTEIESLTKALSLTIERSLTDEQKGHTVTPEQFDHLVETLDFNQRAHRMSRFILTKDNHKAFSKPVELVMYGDSITEWGPWHDAFSGFQVANRGLAGDTTAGMLERIDTTLVCQPKLVCIMAGINDLAQGYSVQQVAENYRRMLVIWQEQGIEVWVQSTLYVGERMSSLNPLVSELNRQLGQICQAQSLRFIDLNATLCPEQTLPLDCSCDDLHLNSHAYAQWLSVLTPMLDARFAAA; encoded by the coding sequence ATGAACCACGAGCAACTGCTTAAAGAGCTGGAAGAAAACGCCTGCCTTGATCTGCATAAACTCTATTACTCCAACCCAGATAAGCGCTTTTATGCTCTGCTGGCGGAGCTTTACCAGTTACGCAAACAACATGGGCTGACTACACGCTTATCTCCCTACGTCACGGAAATTGAATCTCTGACCAAAGCGCTCAGTCTGACCATAGAACGAAGTCTCACCGATGAGCAAAAGGGCCACACCGTGACACCAGAGCAGTTTGACCACTTAGTTGAAACGCTCGACTTTAACCAAAGGGCCCACCGCATGAGTCGTTTTATTTTGACCAAAGATAACCACAAAGCGTTTAGTAAACCGGTTGAGCTGGTGATGTACGGCGATTCCATCACCGAGTGGGGTCCTTGGCACGATGCTTTTTCGGGTTTTCAAGTCGCGAATCGCGGACTCGCGGGGGACACCACCGCAGGCATGCTTGAACGCATTGACACCACGTTGGTGTGTCAGCCGAAACTGGTGTGCATCATGGCAGGGATTAACGATTTAGCGCAGGGCTACTCGGTGCAGCAAGTCGCGGAAAATTACCGTCGAATGCTGGTCATTTGGCAAGAACAGGGCATTGAAGTATGGGTGCAGTCCACGCTGTATGTGGGTGAGCGAATGTCATCATTGAACCCACTGGTCAGCGAGTTAAATCGTCAATTAGGGCAAATATGTCAGGCGCAATCACTGCGTTTTATCGATCTCAACGCCACGCTCTGCCCAGAGCAGACACTGCCTCTTGATTGCAGTTGCGATGACCTACACCTCAACTCGCACGCTTACGCGCAATGGCTTTCTGTGCTCACGCCAATGCTGGACGCTCGTTTCGCTGCGGCATAA
- the ebgR gene encoding transcriptional regulator EbgR, whose product MATLKDIATEAGVSLATVSRVLNEDPTLSVKEETKRRILEIAEKLEYRTSSAKKNSVAAVPAHHFLALYNYKPEAEINDPYYLSIRHGIETQCEKLGIDLTNCYDSKIDPDVKKITGVLMVGKTTPAAMLRASKMTDNICYLDFSDDHGDFDSVDIDLVKISKEVTDFFISQGFDRIGFIGGQDEPGQADIREMAFAEYGQLKGVVNEADIYRGDFSSSSGYKLAKSMLERSDYPKALFIASDSIAIGVLRALLEHGLNIPRDVSLISVNDIPNARFTFPPLSTVRIHSEMMGIQGVNLLVEKARDGRALPLKVYVPSKLKLRGTTQERSQA is encoded by the coding sequence ATGGCTACGTTAAAAGATATTGCCACGGAAGCGGGCGTTTCCCTGGCCACGGTGTCGCGAGTGCTCAATGAAGACCCGACTCTGAGTGTCAAAGAAGAGACCAAACGCCGCATCTTAGAAATTGCGGAGAAATTGGAATACCGAACCAGCAGCGCGAAAAAGAACAGCGTTGCCGCCGTGCCGGCCCATCATTTCCTGGCATTGTACAACTACAAGCCAGAAGCTGAGATTAACGATCCTTACTATCTCTCTATTCGCCATGGCATTGAAACCCAGTGTGAAAAACTCGGCATCGATTTAACCAACTGCTACGACAGCAAAATCGACCCCGACGTGAAAAAGATCACCGGTGTCCTTATGGTTGGCAAAACCACGCCTGCCGCGATGTTGCGCGCCAGCAAGATGACCGACAACATCTGCTATCTCGATTTTAGCGATGACCATGGCGACTTCGACAGCGTGGATATTGATCTGGTAAAAATCAGTAAAGAAGTAACGGATTTCTTTATCAGCCAAGGCTTTGACCGCATCGGTTTTATTGGTGGTCAAGATGAACCGGGCCAAGCCGACATTCGCGAAATGGCCTTTGCTGAATATGGTCAGTTGAAAGGCGTGGTCAATGAAGCGGACATTTATCGTGGCGATTTCTCCAGTTCATCTGGCTACAAGTTGGCAAAAAGCATGTTAGAACGCAGTGATTATCCGAAGGCGCTGTTTATCGCTTCCGACTCCATCGCGATTGGCGTGCTGCGCGCTTTGCTCGAACATGGGCTCAACATTCCTCGCGACGTTTCACTGATCAGTGTCAACGACATTCCCAATGCCAGATTCACTTTCCCTCCTCTCTCGACGGTGAGAATTCACTCAGAAATGATGGGCATTCAAGGCGTTAACTTATTGGTGGAAAAAGCGCGTGATGGCCGAGCACTGCCGCTTAAAGTGTATGTGCCAAGCAAGCTCAAGCTAAGAGGAACGACGCAGGAGAGGAGCCAAGCATGA
- the galE gene encoding UDP-glucose 4-epimerase GalE → MNVLVTGGMGYIGSHTCVQMMAAGMEPIIVDNLCNAKVDVLSRIEALTGKQPTFYQGDIRDEAFLDSVFAQHDIQAVIHFAGLKAVGESVAKPLEYYDNNVNGSLVLARCMRKAGVKSIVFSSSATVYGDPEIVPITEDSPTGATTNPYGRSKYMVEQCLSDLFHAENDWSITLLRYFNPVGAHPSGSMGEDPQGIPNNLMPFIAQVAVGRREKLSVFGNDYPTPDGTGVRDYIHVMDLADGHIAALKSVGKTSGLHIYNLGTGKGSSVLEMVEAFAAACGKPVPYELCPRRPGDIAECWASTEKAERELGWKATRSVAEMTADTWNWQSNNPNGYSPA, encoded by the coding sequence GTGAACGTTTTAGTGACAGGTGGCATGGGTTACATCGGTAGCCATACATGTGTGCAGATGATGGCAGCCGGTATGGAACCGATCATCGTCGACAACTTATGCAATGCGAAAGTGGACGTGTTAAGCCGTATTGAAGCGCTCACGGGTAAGCAACCGACCTTCTACCAAGGTGACATTCGTGACGAAGCCTTTTTAGACTCCGTGTTCGCCCAGCATGATATTCAAGCGGTGATTCACTTTGCTGGCCTCAAAGCGGTTGGCGAATCGGTGGCAAAACCACTTGAGTACTACGACAACAACGTCAATGGTTCGTTGGTATTGGCGCGCTGCATGCGCAAAGCCGGGGTGAAAAGCATTGTCTTCAGTTCATCGGCAACGGTTTACGGTGACCCAGAAATCGTTCCGATTACGGAAGATTCACCAACAGGCGCCACCACCAACCCATACGGACGCAGTAAATACATGGTGGAGCAGTGTCTAAGCGATTTGTTCCACGCAGAAAATGACTGGAGCATCACCTTATTGCGTTACTTCAACCCGGTTGGTGCGCACCCATCAGGCAGCATGGGGGAAGACCCACAAGGCATTCCCAATAACCTGATGCCGTTTATCGCCCAAGTGGCCGTTGGTCGCCGTGAAAAACTCTCGGTATTTGGCAACGACTATCCAACCCCTGACGGCACCGGCGTGCGCGATTACATCCATGTGATGGATCTGGCCGATGGCCACATCGCCGCATTGAAATCGGTGGGGAAAACCTCGGGTTTGCACATTTACAACTTAGGCACAGGCAAAGGCTCGAGCGTGCTTGAGATGGTGGAGGCGTTCGCGGCCGCATGCGGTAAACCGGTACCGTACGAGTTATGTCCACGTCGCCCAGGGGACATTGCCGAATGCTGGGCAAGCACAGAAAAAGCCGAGCGTGAACTTGGCTGGAAGGCAACACGCTCGGTGGCGGAAATGACCGCCGATACGTGGAACTGGCAGTCAAACAACCCTAATGGCTATTCCCCTGCGTAA
- a CDS encoding UDP-glucose--hexose-1-phosphate uridylyltransferase codes for MSNVEFNPVDHPHRRFNPLTGQWVLVSPHRAKRPWSGADEKPAIDELPSYDEKCFLCPTNERVSGDVNPDYQGTYVFKNDFAALMVDSPDAPESDNPLFKTQGVRGLSRVICFSPDHSKTLPELPVEKIRGVIETWNEQIEELGKEYIWVQAFENKGETMGCSQPHPHGQIWANSFLPNEIERKEHNLKAYYQEHGSNLLVDYVQAELKDGSRTVVETEHWLAVVPYWAAWPFETMLLPKTHIRRMSELSDEQRDDLARAIKKLTSRYDNLFQCSFPYSMGWHYAPFFDQGTDIDHWQLHALFYPPLLRSATIRKFMVGYEMLAESQRDLTAEQAAQRLRDVSDVHYKECYPLPT; via the coding sequence ATGTCGAATGTTGAGTTTAACCCTGTGGATCATCCACACCGTCGTTTTAATCCACTCACGGGGCAGTGGGTTTTGGTTTCCCCTCATCGTGCAAAACGCCCTTGGAGCGGTGCCGATGAAAAACCGGCCATTGATGAACTGCCAAGTTATGATGAGAAGTGTTTCTTGTGTCCGACCAACGAACGCGTCTCTGGCGATGTCAATCCAGATTACCAAGGCACCTACGTGTTTAAGAACGATTTTGCTGCCTTGATGGTGGACTCACCGGATGCGCCAGAGTCAGATAATCCGCTCTTCAAAACCCAAGGCGTGCGTGGTTTGAGCCGAGTCATTTGCTTCTCGCCAGATCACAGCAAAACCTTACCTGAGCTACCAGTGGAAAAAATCCGCGGCGTGATTGAGACCTGGAACGAACAAATTGAAGAGCTCGGCAAGGAATACATTTGGGTTCAAGCGTTCGAAAACAAAGGCGAAACCATGGGCTGTTCTCAGCCGCATCCACACGGTCAAATCTGGGCGAACAGCTTCTTACCCAATGAGATTGAGCGCAAAGAGCACAACCTAAAAGCGTATTACCAAGAACACGGCAGCAACTTGCTGGTGGATTACGTGCAAGCAGAACTCAAAGATGGCTCACGCACCGTGGTGGAAACCGAACACTGGTTGGCCGTCGTGCCTTACTGGGCTGCGTGGCCATTTGAAACCATGTTGCTGCCGAAAACGCACATTCGCCGTATGAGTGAACTTAGCGATGAGCAACGAGACGATTTAGCGCGAGCGATCAAGAAGCTGACCAGCCGTTACGACAACTTATTCCAGTGCTCATTCCCATACTCAATGGGCTGGCACTACGCGCCGTTTTTTGACCAAGGCACCGACATCGATCATTGGCAGCTTCATGCACTTTTCTATCCGCCACTCCTGCGCAGTGCGACGATTCGCAAGTTTATGGTCGGTTACGAAATGCTGGCAGAAAGCCAACGCGATCTCACCGCAGAGCAAGCCGCGCAGCGTCTGCGTGATGTGAGTGATGTCCATTACAAAGAATGCTATCCCCTTCCTACTTGA
- the galK gene encoding galactokinase translates to MSELIQNVKTSFEQVLGYAPSHIIQAPGRVNLIGEHTDYNDGFVLPCAINYQTVVAAAKREDNIVRVVSVDYGNAVDEFDITQAITFQQDKMWANYIRGVVKCLLARGYSFTGADISVSGNVPQGAGLSSSAALEVVIGQTFKVLFNLEISQAEIALNGQQAENEFVGCNCGIMDQMISAEGRENHAMLLDCRSLETESVSMPEEMAVVIINSNKKRGLVDSEYNTRRQQCEEAARIFGVKALRDVTIEQFNEKVAELDEMVAKRARHVITENDRTVEAAQALRAHDMKRMGELMAESHASMRDDFEITVKEIDTLVEIVKEVIGDQGGVRMTGGGFGGCIVALVPPALVDDVKATVAAKYQAATGLKESIYVCQAKDGAGLVEVL, encoded by the coding sequence ATGTCTGAACTTATCCAAAATGTGAAAACCTCTTTTGAACAAGTGCTGGGTTACGCGCCAAGCCACATCATTCAAGCGCCTGGTCGTGTGAACCTGATTGGTGAGCACACCGACTACAACGATGGTTTTGTGTTGCCATGTGCCATTAACTACCAAACCGTGGTGGCAGCAGCAAAGCGTGAAGACAATATCGTGCGTGTGGTTTCAGTCGATTACGGCAACGCAGTGGACGAGTTCGATATCACGCAAGCCATTACTTTCCAGCAAGACAAAATGTGGGCGAACTACATTCGCGGTGTGGTCAAGTGCCTTCTTGCACGCGGTTACTCGTTCACAGGAGCGGATATTTCAGTCAGCGGCAACGTGCCTCAAGGTGCGGGTTTGAGCTCATCGGCGGCGTTGGAAGTGGTGATTGGCCAGACGTTCAAAGTGCTGTTCAATCTTGAGATAAGCCAAGCGGAAATCGCCTTAAACGGTCAGCAAGCTGAGAACGAATTCGTTGGTTGTAACTGCGGCATCATGGACCAAATGATTTCAGCGGAAGGGCGTGAAAATCACGCGATGTTATTGGATTGCCGTAGCTTAGAAACGGAATCGGTTTCGATGCCAGAAGAGATGGCCGTCGTGATCATCAACTCGAATAAAAAACGTGGTTTGGTCGACAGTGAATACAACACTCGCCGTCAGCAATGTGAAGAAGCGGCGCGCATTTTCGGTGTGAAAGCGCTGCGCGATGTGACGATTGAGCAGTTCAATGAGAAAGTTGCTGAGCTCGATGAAATGGTGGCAAAACGTGCCCGTCACGTCATCACAGAAAACGATCGTACTGTGGAAGCGGCGCAAGCGCTGCGAGCGCACGACATGAAGCGTATGGGCGAGCTGATGGCCGAGTCTCATGCCTCAATGCGCGATGATTTCGAAATCACGGTAAAAGAGATCGATACGCTGGTGGAGATCGTCAAAGAGGTGATTGGCGACCAAGGCGGTGTGCGCATGACTGGCGGTGGCTTTGGTGGCTGTATCGTGGCACTTGTACCACCAGCGCTGGTTGATGACGTGAAAGCCACCGTTGCAGCGAAATACCAAGCGGCAACAGGCTTAAAAGAATCCATTTACGTGTGCCAAGCCAAAGATGGCGCGGGTTTGGTTGAAGTGCTGTAG